One part of the Calidithermus timidus DSM 17022 genome encodes these proteins:
- the trxB gene encoding thioredoxin-disulfide reductase, which yields MSQSYDVVIIGGGPAGLTAGIYTGRANLKTLILEKGLPGGQIAQTEEVENYPGFPEPISGAELSERMVQQAKRFGAEIVMDEAQGLEKTPEGFVVRGYEQDYKARVIILATGANPKKLGVPGEEKFYGRGVSTCATCDGFFYRGKEVVVVGGGDAAVEEGLFLTKFANKVTLVHRRDTLRANKTAQARAFANPKMHFIWDTVVEEVLGEEAVTGVRLRNLKTGEVYDYPTDGVFVFIGHEPNTGFLNGLVELRPDGYVAVKDEIFTSVPGLFAAGDVADPIYRQLSTSVGAGTRAAMMAERYLAEQEHAAAH from the coding sequence ATGAGCCAGAGCTACGACGTGGTGATCATCGGGGGCGGCCCTGCCGGCCTCACTGCCGGCATCTACACGGGCCGGGCCAACCTCAAGACCCTCATCCTGGAAAAAGGCCTGCCCGGAGGGCAGATCGCCCAGACCGAGGAGGTAGAGAACTACCCTGGCTTCCCCGAGCCCATCAGCGGGGCCGAGCTTTCCGAGCGCATGGTGCAGCAGGCCAAGCGCTTTGGGGCCGAGATCGTGATGGACGAGGCCCAGGGCCTCGAGAAAACCCCCGAGGGCTTCGTGGTGCGGGGCTACGAGCAGGACTACAAAGCCCGGGTGATCATCCTGGCCACCGGGGCCAACCCCAAAAAGCTGGGCGTGCCCGGCGAGGAGAAGTTCTACGGGCGCGGGGTGAGCACCTGCGCCACCTGCGACGGCTTCTTCTACCGGGGCAAGGAAGTGGTGGTGGTGGGCGGGGGCGACGCCGCGGTGGAGGAGGGGCTCTTCCTCACCAAGTTCGCCAACAAGGTGACCCTGGTGCACCGCCGCGACACCCTGCGGGCCAACAAGACCGCCCAGGCCCGGGCCTTCGCCAACCCCAAGATGCACTTCATCTGGGACACCGTGGTGGAGGAGGTATTGGGTGAGGAAGCGGTGACGGGGGTGCGCCTTCGGAACCTCAAGACCGGCGAGGTCTACGACTACCCCACCGACGGGGTCTTCGTCTTCATCGGGCACGAGCCCAACACCGGCTTCCTCAATGGCCTGGTAGAGCTGCGCCCGGATGGCTACGTGGCGGTGAAGGACGAAATCTTCACCTCGGTGCCGGGTCTTTTTGCCGCCGGGGACGTGGCCGACCCCATCTACCGTCAGCTCTCCACCAGCGTGGGGGCCGGCACCCGCGCGGCCATGATGGCCGAGCGCTACTTGGCCGAACAGGAGCACGCCGCCGCGCACTAG